One window of the Paraburkholderia sp. PGU19 genome contains the following:
- a CDS encoding dicarboxylate/amino acid:cation symporter yields MKKPIYKVLYVQVIVAIIIGIALGHFYPALATDMKPLGDAFIKLIKMVIGPIIFCTVVTGIAGMEDMKKVGRVGGKALLYFEIVSTFALVLGLAATHLLKPGAGFNVDPASLNGKEVASYAAKAHGQSTVDFFMHIIPDTLSSAFSQGEILQILLIALLFGAVLTHVGERGKPVTSFIESLSSILFGMVGIITKLAPIGAFGAMAFTIGKYGIGSLVPMLKLIGTFYLTSVVFVVVVLGIIARMVGFNILRFVAYIKEEMLIVLGTSSSEAALPQLMLKLEKLGCSRSVVGLVVPTGYSFNLDGTNIYMTMAVLFIAQATNTDLTWGQQLTLLAVTMLTSKGASGVTGAGFITLAATLAVVPTIPLSGMVLILGIDRFMSECRALTNIVGNGVATVVVSAWEKELDRSKLRAALRRDVAVTESAEV; encoded by the coding sequence GTGAAGAAACCTATTTATAAAGTCCTCTACGTGCAGGTGATCGTCGCGATCATCATCGGTATTGCGCTGGGGCACTTCTATCCCGCGCTCGCCACCGACATGAAGCCGCTCGGCGATGCGTTCATCAAGCTCATCAAGATGGTGATCGGCCCGATCATCTTCTGTACCGTGGTGACGGGCATCGCGGGCATGGAAGACATGAAGAAGGTCGGGCGCGTCGGCGGCAAGGCTCTGCTGTACTTCGAAATCGTCTCGACATTCGCACTCGTGCTCGGTCTCGCGGCAACGCACCTGCTGAAACCGGGCGCCGGCTTCAACGTCGATCCCGCCTCGCTGAACGGCAAGGAAGTCGCCTCGTATGCGGCGAAGGCGCATGGCCAGTCGACGGTCGACTTCTTCATGCACATCATCCCGGACACGCTGTCGTCGGCATTTTCGCAAGGTGAGATCCTGCAGATTCTGCTGATCGCGCTGCTGTTCGGCGCGGTGCTCACGCATGTCGGCGAGCGCGGCAAGCCGGTGACGAGCTTCATTGAAAGTCTGTCGAGCATTCTGTTCGGCATGGTCGGCATCATCACGAAGCTCGCGCCGATCGGTGCATTCGGCGCGATGGCGTTCACCATCGGCAAGTACGGCATCGGCTCGCTGGTGCCGATGCTCAAGCTGATCGGCACGTTCTATCTGACCTCGGTCGTGTTCGTGGTCGTGGTGCTCGGCATCATCGCGCGCATGGTCGGCTTCAACATCCTGCGCTTCGTCGCCTACATCAAGGAAGAGATGCTGATCGTGCTGGGCACCAGCTCGTCGGAAGCGGCGCTGCCGCAACTGATGCTGAAGCTCGAAAAGCTCGGCTGCTCGCGCTCGGTGGTGGGTCTCGTCGTGCCGACCGGTTACTCGTTCAACCTCGACGGCACCAACATCTACATGACGATGGCCGTGCTGTTCATCGCGCAGGCGACCAACACCGACCTGACGTGGGGCCAGCAGCTGACGCTGCTCGCGGTGACGATGCTGACGTCGAAGGGCGCCAGCGGCGTAACGGGCGCAGGCTTCATCACGCTGGCTGCAACGCTCGCCGTCGTGCCGACCATTCCGCTGTCGGGCATGGTGCTGATTCTCGGTATCGACCGCTTCATGAGCGAATGCCGCGCGCTGACGAACATCGTCGGCAACGGCGTGGCGACGGTTGTCGTGTCGGCATGGGAAAAAGAACTTGATCGCTCGAAGCTGCGCGCTGCATTGCGCCGCGATGTCGCGGTCACCGAATCGGCCGAGGTCTGA